The proteins below are encoded in one region of Ferroplasma acidiphilum:
- a CDS encoding MBL fold metallo-hydrolase → MSKINFDFPEGIMIIPNTVVNVYVIKYMGTVIQIDAGIKSDANKVINFYKDSGLNPDYILITAVDYIHVGALRDIYDVYNPKIYVPKREMGSMKNGPTLRGILEVEGKGLQFEGIQHVYSYNKMDIDFLEVIGTPGYTMDNVSIYFRDKNSLFVGDSIIIKRNKIKIDSMFTQNMQMARSSLDKIKEFCPATLFPSHGNPYRCE, encoded by the coding sequence TTGTCTAAAATTAATTTTGATTTTCCTGAAGGAATTATGATCATACCAAATACGGTTGTAAATGTATACGTTATAAAATACATGGGAACAGTTATACAGATAGATGCTGGAATTAAATCTGACGCTAATAAAGTCATCAATTTTTATAAGGATTCCGGCTTGAACCCCGACTACATTCTGATTACCGCGGTAGATTACATCCATGTAGGCGCACTAAGGGATATTTACGACGTATACAATCCGAAAATATACGTTCCAAAGAGGGAAATGGGGAGTATGAAAAATGGTCCTACGCTCAGGGGTATTCTTGAAGTAGAAGGCAAAGGGCTACAATTTGAAGGAATACAGCACGTTTATTCATATAACAAAATGGATATTGATTTTCTGGAAGTTATTGGAACTCCTGGTTATACCATGGATAATGTTTCAATTTATTTTCGTGATAAAAATTCACTATTTGTTGGGGACTCTATTATAATTAAAAGGAACAAAATAAAAATTGATAGCATGTTTACACAAAATATGCAGATGGCTAGATCGTCTCTTGATAAAATTAAAGAATTTTGCCCGGCAACCTTATTCCCATCACACGGGAATCCATACAGGTGTGAATAA
- a CDS encoding sulfocyanin, protein MKPILKAAFAVLAIAIVLIAAIGIVTAEYHPMNTIMSDQGAVSHRDIPYYNTTINGTHVEVVNLSLAAWGQGNGYPNAYPFNFNGTSYGAMTIYLPANADIHANMTNYEVKPHTLKFELPYSSQWSTGPIWAHTSVHVKKVIASTGTIDPIWYGNVAHYRSIWWNDTASGHYWVVCGLTTHAEAGMYAFVIVSSSVTTPYYTIK, encoded by the coding sequence TTGAAACCGATTCTGAAGGCGGCATTTGCTGTGTTGGCAATAGCTATAGTACTAATAGCTGCTATAGGTATTGTGACGGCTGAGTATCATCCGATGAACACAATAATGTCTGATCAGGGAGCAGTTTCGCACCGGGATATACCATATTACAACACAACAATCAATGGTACACATGTTGAAGTTGTGAACCTGTCACTTGCCGCATGGGGTCAGGGGAATGGGTATCCTAACGCCTACCCGTTTAACTTTAATGGGACTTCATACGGTGCGATGACCATTTATCTGCCTGCGAATGCCGATATTCATGCTAACATGACAAATTATGAGGTAAAACCACATACTTTGAAGTTTGAATTACCGTATAGTTCACAGTGGTCGACAGGTCCTATATGGGCACATACCAGTGTGCACGTCAAAAAAGTAATAGCCAGTACAGGAACAATAGATCCTATATGGTATGGTAATGTCGCACATTACAGATCAATATGGTGGAACGATACAGCGTCTGGCCATTACTGGGTAGTCTGTGGTTTAACTACCCACGCTGAAGCAGGCATGTATGCGTTTGTGATAGTTAGCAGTAGCGTTACTACTCCATACTATACTATAAAATGA
- the rpl4p gene encoding 50S ribosomal protein L4 encodes MKTNVYSIEGEVTKEIELPQVFEIETREDLIHKAFRAISLSMRQPYGSSPLAGTRRVGHNLGPNHGISRIPRLASGSRGVLLASMVGGRSALSPRSDKVLYKKINKKERRLAKLSAIAFTANKERILQRGHRISEESIEKLTFPVVVEDDIESITKVKDAVQVLSNLGVYDDVLRSKDGKKIRAGRGKMRNRTYKQPKSLLIVGSSVESLRAFASLPGVDLASLNSLSITKLAPGGNPGRLTIYTASTIENLREVN; translated from the coding sequence ATGAAAACTAACGTTTATTCTATTGAGGGAGAAGTTACAAAGGAAATAGAACTTCCACAGGTATTCGAGATAGAAACCAGGGAAGATTTGATACACAAGGCATTCAGGGCAATTTCGCTGTCTATGAGGCAACCTTACGGGTCTAGCCCATTGGCAGGAACAAGAAGAGTGGGCCACAATCTTGGACCTAACCATGGTATCTCAAGGATTCCAAGACTTGCAAGCGGGTCGAGGGGAGTTCTTCTGGCCAGCATGGTAGGTGGAAGAAGTGCCCTATCACCACGCAGTGATAAGGTTTTATATAAAAAGATCAACAAAAAGGAACGCAGGCTTGCTAAATTAAGTGCGATCGCCTTTACTGCAAATAAGGAACGCATACTGCAGAGAGGGCATAGAATTTCAGAGGAATCTATTGAAAAGTTAACGTTTCCTGTCGTAGTAGAAGATGATATTGAAAGTATTACAAAGGTTAAGGACGCAGTTCAGGTGTTATCAAATCTTGGTGTTTATGACGATGTATTAAGATCTAAGGACGGGAAGAAAATAAGGGCCGGACGTGGAAAAATGAGAAACAGAACATATAAGCAACCTAAAAGTTTACTTATTGTTGGTTCTTCTGTGGAGAGCTTAAGGGCTTTTGCTTCACTGCCAGGCGTTGATCTTGCTTCACTTAATAGCCTTAGCATAACCAAACTCGCACCTGGAGGAAATCCAGGGAGATTGACAATTTATACTGCATCCACAATTGAAAACCTTAGGGAGGTGAATTAA
- the cyoE gene encoding heme o synthase, translated as MSKITNFMKITKLEITILIDLVAITAFILVPGSFSHPLILFLLILSGTLASMSASMFNNIYDMDIDTKMKRTRSRSSTLNPGTRGLIFSIAAAMIVVSFVLSSVFINLLTALFIFGGFLSYVFLYTIFLKRRTTWNIVIGGIAGGFPALAGWAALTNSVSFTSLFLAFLVFMWTPTHFWNLSINNVDDYKASHVPMLPAIVGIKKTEFWIVINTVILIFYSLIPLLVPSIKLGLPYIPIAIIMDIILLYYVLKPAFRLYDKKYFRKAFGFSNMYLMILLLVIIIYPFI; from the coding sequence ATGAGCAAAATTACAAATTTCATGAAAATTACAAAGTTAGAAATTACGATTCTAATTGACTTAGTTGCCATTACAGCATTTATTCTGGTACCAGGCAGTTTTTCCCATCCTCTTATATTGTTTTTATTGATTTTGAGTGGGACTCTGGCATCGATGTCAGCCAGCATGTTCAATAATATTTATGATATGGATATAGATACCAAAATGAAGAGAACAAGGTCCCGGTCATCTACACTTAATCCCGGCACAAGAGGGCTTATCTTCAGTATAGCTGCTGCAATGATAGTTGTTTCTTTTGTTTTAAGCTCAGTATTTATTAACTTACTCACAGCGTTATTCATTTTTGGGGGTTTCCTTAGCTATGTTTTCCTGTATACAATATTTCTCAAGAGAAGAACTACATGGAACATAGTCATTGGCGGTATAGCGGGAGGTTTCCCAGCTCTGGCTGGATGGGCAGCGTTAACCAACTCTGTATCCTTTACATCTCTATTTCTTGCTTTCCTTGTATTTATGTGGACACCAACTCATTTCTGGAATCTATCAATTAACAATGTGGACGATTACAAAGCCAGCCACGTGCCAATGCTTCCAGCAATAGTTGGAATAAAGAAAACAGAATTCTGGATCGTTATAAATACCGTGATTCTAATATTTTATTCATTAATACCTCTACTTGTCCCATCAATAAAACTTGGCCTGCCATATATACCAATTGCTATCATAATGGATATAATTCTGTTATACTATGTTCTAAAGCCAGCTTTCAGGTTGTATGACAAAAAATATTTCAGAAAAGCTTTCGGTTTTTCCAATATGTATCTTATGATACTATTGCTGGTAATCATAATATATCCATTTATATAA
- a CDS encoding 50S ribosomal protein L23 produces the protein MDYVISPVVTEKTTLMMEKENKLTFIVDRRGRKKDIKKEIEERFDVKVIGLNILITKKGKKAIAKLSDDYSAEEIGGRIGIF, from the coding sequence ATGGATTATGTTATATCTCCGGTGGTTACAGAAAAGACCACATTGATGATGGAAAAAGAGAACAAACTCACTTTCATAGTTGACCGCAGAGGCAGAAAAAAAGATATAAAGAAGGAAATAGAAGAAAGATTTGACGTAAAAGTAATTGGATTAAATATCCTGATAACCAAAAAGGGTAAAAAGGCAATAGCTAAATTATCCGATGATTACTCCGCAGAGGAAATAGGCGGCAGAATAGGAATATTCTAA
- a CDS encoding 50S ribosomal protein L2 yields MGKHIVAQRRGHGSLTYRSPSHRHLAEIKHLSNGNYSIDDIIQAPGRNAPLLSLKNEQNEISYMIAFNGAFKGQKLYAGEVGNSNNGTTTTLSKIEDGTYVYNIENHPGDGGKFCRTAGSSGLIISHGNSVSIKLPSGKTRELNPNCKATVGVVAGSGARDIPILKAGKHIKYLQSKAKRPYTVRGVAMNAVNHPHGGGNHQHVGGPSTVARGSPPGAKVGRLSPKRRDKKW; encoded by the coding sequence ATGGGAAAACATATAGTAGCACAGAGGAGAGGACACGGTTCATTAACATACAGGAGCCCGAGTCACAGGCATCTTGCTGAAATTAAGCATCTTTCCAATGGAAATTACAGTATAGATGATATAATTCAGGCACCGGGTAGAAATGCACCGTTACTGTCACTTAAAAATGAACAGAATGAGATCAGTTATATGATAGCTTTCAACGGAGCTTTCAAGGGCCAGAAATTGTATGCAGGGGAGGTCGGCAATTCAAACAACGGCACTACCACAACACTATCAAAAATAGAAGATGGAACATATGTATACAATATAGAAAACCATCCCGGTGATGGCGGGAAGTTCTGCAGAACTGCAGGGTCTTCCGGACTGATAATAAGCCATGGCAATTCAGTTTCAATAAAATTACCATCTGGTAAAACCAGGGAGCTTAATCCAAATTGCAAGGCAACTGTCGGCGTGGTAGCTGGATCAGGAGCCAGGGATATACCAATATTAAAAGCTGGAAAGCATATAAAATATCTTCAAAGCAAGGCCAAAAGGCCGTATACCGTCAGGGGTGTAGCAATGAATGCAGTAAATCACCCACATGGTGGTGGAAATCACCAGCATGTTGGAGGTCCAAGCACTGTAGCAAGAGGATCACCACCAGGAGCAAAGGTTGGTAGATTATCACCAAAAAGGAGGGATAAGAAATGGTAG
- a CDS encoding cytochrome c oxidase subunit II — protein sequence MFEIYNIIPSVYHLIPRGSITGAEITSIFLAYVLPGILIGGGFALWYVYVFLKSYKPKNADEFEKEKYNKDMDMRPGRIENLERGNKTIFKIFVLFVVLILLSLLVYDLPPAYGIRVAGAAPSAPTDSHHYMDINVVGYQWQWVFIYPNGASSRHFLVLPADTPIQFNVTSVDVMHSFYLINVTKVDAFPGHYNYVWSNITLTGEYQFECVELCGLGHAHMRGQAFVLPKAQYESWLNTTRGGEMVEQFHVGTYSENYGPNNYDNGTVITPPSAGA from the coding sequence ATGTTTGAAATATATAATATAATTCCAAGTGTGTATCATTTGATACCCAGGGGTTCCATTACGGGGGCCGAAATAACATCTATATTTCTGGCTTATGTATTACCAGGCATATTGATAGGAGGGGGTTTTGCCCTCTGGTATGTATATGTCTTTTTAAAAAGCTATAAGCCTAAAAATGCAGATGAATTTGAGAAGGAGAAATACAACAAAGATATGGATATGAGGCCGGGCAGGATTGAAAACCTTGAACGTGGCAATAAAACAATATTTAAAATATTCGTTTTATTTGTTGTGTTAATATTGCTGTCTTTACTGGTTTATGACCTACCGCCTGCATATGGTATCAGGGTCGCTGGCGCTGCACCATCCGCACCTACAGATAGCCACCATTATATGGATATCAATGTTGTAGGTTACCAGTGGCAGTGGGTGTTCATATACCCCAACGGAGCATCAAGCAGGCATTTCCTTGTACTTCCAGCTGATACGCCTATACAGTTTAATGTAACTAGTGTGGATGTGATGCATTCGTTTTACCTGATTAACGTAACTAAAGTGGATGCTTTCCCGGGTCATTACAACTATGTATGGTCTAATATTACATTGACCGGAGAATACCAATTTGAGTGTGTCGAACTCTGCGGTCTTGGACACGCTCATATGAGAGGACAGGCTTTCGTCCTTCCTAAAGCACAGTATGAAAGCTGGTTAAACACAACCAGGGGAGGCGAAATGGTAGAACAATTCCATGTCGGTACTTACTCTGAAAACTACGGACCCAACAACTATGATAATGGAACTGTAATAACTCCACCTTCAGCCGGTGCATAA
- the rpl3p gene encoding 50S ribosomal protein L3 — MATPHHSRRGSMAYYPRVRAKKIGAEIRSWPEIEGKSKIQAFAGYKVGMTHIQVTDYRKTSVTAGKTIMVPVTVVEVPPINVIAIRYYEDGDNGLQVFAEKRAEQIEKEVFKRIPEIKNKEPKNIEIKDVADVRLLVNTNPQLVTGIPTKTPEIFEVRISGSTIADRIKLAEEKLGKELHFDDFNSTGSFVDVISVTKGKGFQGVVKRFGVKLLPRSNRKHRRMIGTLGPWHPDWVRNTVPQAGQVGLHQRTIHNIRIMKTATKEQVDEINVKGGFLKYGLVRNDYILLYGSISGPSKRLIKMRDPARQAVPNTDKVDITYISRESKQGD, encoded by the coding sequence ATGGCAACACCGCATCATTCCCGAAGGGGATCAATGGCGTACTATCCCAGAGTACGTGCTAAAAAAATTGGGGCTGAAATTCGTTCATGGCCAGAGATAGAGGGCAAATCGAAGATTCAGGCATTCGCTGGATATAAAGTAGGTATGACACACATACAGGTTACTGACTATAGAAAAACCAGTGTAACTGCTGGAAAAACAATTATGGTTCCTGTAACTGTGGTGGAAGTTCCTCCGATCAATGTCATAGCTATAAGATACTATGAAGATGGAGACAACGGGCTTCAGGTTTTCGCTGAGAAAAGAGCTGAACAAATAGAGAAAGAGGTATTCAAAAGGATTCCTGAAATTAAAAATAAAGAACCAAAAAATATTGAAATAAAGGACGTCGCTGATGTCCGCTTACTTGTGAATACAAATCCTCAACTTGTTACTGGAATTCCAACTAAAACCCCTGAGATATTTGAAGTTAGAATATCAGGTTCTACCATAGCAGACAGAATCAAACTGGCAGAAGAAAAATTAGGCAAAGAACTTCACTTTGATGATTTCAACTCTACCGGTTCTTTTGTCGACGTCATATCAGTTACAAAGGGAAAAGGTTTTCAGGGAGTAGTAAAAAGATTTGGAGTTAAACTTTTACCAAGGAGCAACAGAAAACACAGAAGGATGATCGGAACCCTTGGTCCATGGCATCCCGATTGGGTAAGAAACACTGTCCCACAAGCCGGGCAGGTTGGGTTACACCAAAGAACAATACATAATATCAGGATAATGAAAACTGCAACGAAAGAACAGGTAGACGAAATTAACGTCAAAGGTGGGTTCTTGAAGTACGGGCTTGTCAGAAATGATTACATACTTCTTTACGGCTCCATATCCGGGCCATCAAAACGGCTTATTAAAATGAGAGACCCCGCAAGGCAGGCTGTTCCAAATACGGACAAAGTCGATATTACATACATATCCAGAGAATCTAAGCAGGGTGATTAA